A single Elusimicrobiales bacterium DNA region contains:
- a CDS encoding pyruvate dehydrogenase complex E1 component subunit beta: MPWTKVLLDKADFETAITKAGLRGLSYRGALLEAQSQLLEADKAVFLIGEGIDDAGGVFGSTLGLAEKFGKDRVLDCPIAENGMTGVAVGAAICGMRPVFIHMRMDFLPMCMDQIANHAAKWNYMTGGHANAPLVIRSIVGRGWGSAAQHSQVLHGMFNNIPGLKIALPATPYDAKGLLISSVYDGNPVLFCEHRWLYELAGYVPAESYTVPFGKAVVRRKGKDVTIVALSLMVCEAVRAAKILEAEGIEAEIIDPRTIKPLDEAAILESVKKTGRLVIADTGVKTGGVSGEIAAVVAEKGFDLLRAPVARIGLPDAPAPASPALEKIYYPGAPEIAEAAKKLCRTK, from the coding sequence ATGCCCTGGACAAAAGTCCTTCTTGACAAGGCCGATTTTGAGACGGCCATCACCAAAGCCGGGCTGCGCGGCCTGAGCTACCGCGGGGCTTTGCTGGAGGCGCAGTCGCAATTACTGGAGGCGGACAAGGCGGTGTTTTTAATCGGCGAGGGGATAGACGACGCGGGCGGGGTCTTTGGCTCCACGCTGGGGCTGGCGGAAAAATTCGGCAAGGACAGGGTGCTGGACTGCCCCATCGCCGAAAACGGGATGACGGGCGTAGCGGTTGGCGCGGCCATTTGCGGAATGCGGCCTGTTTTCATACACATGCGCATGGATTTTCTGCCCATGTGCATGGACCAGATTGCAAACCATGCCGCCAAATGGAATTACATGACCGGCGGACATGCCAATGCGCCGCTTGTCATCCGCAGCATCGTCGGGCGGGGATGGGGCTCGGCGGCGCAGCATTCGCAGGTTTTGCACGGGATGTTCAACAACATCCCGGGGCTTAAAATCGCGCTGCCCGCCACGCCTTACGACGCGAAAGGGCTTTTGATTTCGTCCGTTTACGACGGCAACCCGGTTTTGTTCTGCGAGCACCGCTGGCTCTACGAGCTTGCCGGCTACGTGCCGGCGGAGAGCTATACGGTCCCCTTCGGCAAGGCGGTTGTGCGGCGCAAGGGCAAAGATGTAACAATCGTCGCGCTTTCGCTTATGGTCTGCGAGGCGGTGCGCGCCGCTAAAATCCTTGAAGCCGAGGGCATTGAAGCCGAAATCATAGATCCGCGCACCATAAAACCGCTGGACGAGGCCGCCATACTGGAATCGGTCAAAAAAACCGGCAGGCTCGTCATCGCCGACACCGGCGTCAAAACCGGCGGCGTCTCCGGCGAGATAGCGGCTGTGGTCGCCGAAAAGGGTTTTGACCTGCTGCGCGCGCCGGTTGCCAGAATCGGCCTGCCGGACGCGCCGGCGCCCGCCAGTCCCGCGCTTGAGAAAATCTACTACCCCGGCGCGCCGGAAATAGCGGAGGCCGCAAAAAAACTATGCCGGACAAAATAG
- a CDS encoding glycosyltransferase family 2 protein: MPDKIDVSVIMPALNEAKNIELAVGNSLAAFAEFGLEGEIIVIDDGSRDGTGEIVRRLAEKDARVRLLRHETPRGIGASFWDGEAAARGSAVVMLPGDNENDPSEIFRYHRVLEQVDIVIPFIFNKQARSLFRNGLSFAYRFIINTTFLVNFNYTNGTVLYRKSVLDTLDFHSTGFFFQTDILVRLVRAGYLFAEVPYRLGMRKEGVSKAVTFPSLMQVIKGYRRLARDQYFHKHPAEHYPDDSQTLKRRSDS; encoded by the coding sequence ATGCCGGACAAAATAGACGTCTCCGTCATAATGCCCGCGCTCAACGAGGCAAAAAATATTGAGCTTGCCGTAGGAAATTCGCTGGCCGCTTTCGCCGAATTCGGGCTTGAGGGCGAAATAATCGTCATTGACGATGGCAGCCGCGACGGCACCGGCGAAATAGTCCGCCGGTTGGCGGAAAAAGACGCCAGGGTGCGGCTGCTGCGGCATGAAACGCCGCGCGGCATAGGCGCCTCCTTCTGGGACGGCGAGGCCGCCGCGCGCGGCTCCGCCGTGGTCATGCTGCCCGGCGACAACGAGAACGACCCCTCCGAGATTTTCCGCTATCACCGCGTGCTGGAGCAGGTGGATATAGTGATACCTTTCATTTTCAACAAGCAGGCGCGCTCGCTGTTCCGCAACGGGCTTTCATTCGCCTACCGCTTCATAATCAACACGACTTTTCTGGTGAACTTCAACTACACAAACGGCACCGTGCTGTACCGCAAATCCGTGCTGGACACGTTGGATTTCCACAGCACCGGATTTTTCTTTCAGACTGATATTCTGGTCCGGCTGGTGCGGGCGGGGTATCTGTTCGCGGAAGTTCCCTACCGGCTGGGGATGAGGAAAGAGGGCGTTTCAAAAGCCGTAACATTCCCGTCGCTGATGCAGGTGATAAAAGGTTACCGGCGGCTGGCGCGGGACCAATATTTCCACAAACACCCGGCGGAGCATTATCCCGATGATTCCCAAACCCTTAAACGGCGCTCTGATTCTTGA
- a CDS encoding radical SAM protein: MIPKPLNGALILDGHKLAWHKDRVEAWLRGERIAPVTIDCALTRACGYKCVYCYGQLQANDEKRMTKDVIFRFLDDAAEIGVKAVSFVSDGESTCSPHLYDAILRGKANGLDMALGTNGYLLRGDRLEEILPCLTYLRFNISAGEPQAYRQIMGAPEDGFEKVTSIIRKCVEIKRAKKLGVTIGLQMVLMPEFAPQVLPLARLGRELGADYLVIKHCSDDENGALGVDYSKYAGLEELLRQAEAMSAPDYLVKVKWSKILSGGLRCYSRCFGPPFILQMSGSGLVAPCGMLFNSKYSKYHIGNIAETPFKQLWQSERYWEVIRLISSPEFDAKTMCGTLCLQHSVNKYLRLVKEMNIPPEGPPGPPPAHVNFI; encoded by the coding sequence ATGATTCCCAAACCCTTAAACGGCGCTCTGATTCTTGACGGCCACAAGCTGGCCTGGCACAAGGATCGCGTGGAAGCCTGGCTGCGCGGCGAGCGCATCGCCCCTGTTACCATAGACTGCGCCCTCACCCGCGCCTGCGGCTATAAATGCGTCTACTGCTACGGCCAGCTTCAGGCTAACGACGAAAAACGGATGACAAAAGACGTCATTTTCCGCTTTCTGGACGATGCGGCGGAAATAGGCGTCAAGGCCGTGAGTTTTGTAAGCGACGGCGAGTCCACCTGCTCGCCGCATTTGTATGACGCGATACTGCGCGGCAAAGCCAACGGGCTGGATATGGCGCTGGGGACCAACGGCTACCTGCTGCGCGGGGACAGGCTGGAGGAAATTCTGCCCTGCCTGACGTATCTGCGCTTTAATATTTCCGCGGGCGAGCCGCAGGCCTACCGGCAAATCATGGGCGCGCCCGAAGACGGGTTTGAGAAAGTAACCTCCATAATCCGAAAATGCGTTGAAATAAAGCGCGCGAAAAAACTGGGCGTTACCATCGGCCTGCAAATGGTGCTTATGCCGGAATTCGCGCCGCAGGTGCTGCCGCTGGCCCGGCTGGGGCGGGAACTGGGGGCGGATTATCTGGTTATCAAGCATTGCAGCGACGACGAGAACGGCGCGCTGGGCGTGGATTATTCAAAATACGCCGGGCTGGAGGAGCTGCTGCGCCAGGCCGAGGCCATGAGCGCCCCGGATTATCTGGTGAAAGTGAAATGGTCCAAGATATTAAGCGGCGGGCTGCGTTGCTATTCGCGCTGTTTCGGGCCGCCTTTCATACTGCAAATGTCCGGCTCCGGGCTGGTGGCGCCGTGCGGGATGTTATTTAATTCCAAATACTCCAAGTACCATATCGGCAATATCGCGGAGACGCCGTTCAAGCAATTATGGCAATCAGAGCGGTACTGGGAAGTGATACGGCTTATTTCCTCGCCGGAGTTTGACGCCAAAACCATGTGCGGCACCCTGTGCCTGCAACACAGCGTCAATAAATACCTGCGGCTTGTAAAAGAAATGAATATTCCGCCGGAGGGGCCGCCCGGCCCGCCGCCCGCGCACGTAAACTTCATCTAA